The following coding sequences are from one Gimesia chilikensis window:
- a CDS encoding hydroxypyruvate isomerase family protein encodes MHSPISRRNMLQTSGALAATALGLSAAHASSSKTLKGNINQSVVHWCFKKYWDIDKTAQVASQLGIKSVELTPAENWKTLQKHGLTCAIASSHGFKVGFNNPDNWDQCIEILRKRIDECAAGGVKNVITFTGMRDGISDDEGAKNCVAGLKKIIGYAEKNNVNLCLEMLNSRDSSHPMKGHPGYQGDHTDYCIDIIKQVGSDRMKLLFDIYHVQIMDGDVIRRLHEHKDYIGHVHTAGNPGRGELDMKQEINYPPIMQALLDIGYQGFVGQEFIPTRDPYEGLKEAVILCDV; translated from the coding sequence ATGCACTCACCCATCAGTCGTCGAAACATGCTGCAGACATCAGGCGCGCTGGCAGCAACTGCGCTCGGGCTTTCGGCGGCCCATGCTTCTTCCTCCAAAACACTTAAGGGAAATATCAATCAGTCAGTCGTTCACTGGTGCTTCAAGAAGTACTGGGACATCGACAAAACGGCCCAGGTCGCCAGTCAGCTGGGAATCAAAAGTGTAGAACTAACGCCGGCCGAGAACTGGAAGACACTCCAGAAACATGGTTTAACCTGCGCGATCGCATCCAGCCATGGATTCAAAGTCGGATTCAACAACCCGGATAACTGGGATCAATGTATTGAAATTCTGCGCAAGCGGATCGATGAATGTGCCGCGGGCGGCGTCAAAAATGTGATCACTTTCACCGGCATGCGGGACGGTATCAGCGATGATGAAGGAGCGAAGAACTGCGTTGCCGGCCTGAAAAAGATCATCGGTTACGCCGAGAAGAATAATGTGAATCTCTGCCTGGAAATGCTGAATTCACGCGACAGCAGTCATCCCATGAAAGGGCATCCCGGTTATCAGGGAGATCATACGGATTACTGCATCGACATTATCAAACAGGTCGGTTCAGACCGAATGAAGCTGCTGTTTGATATCTACCATGTCCAGATCATGGACGGGGACGTGATTCGTCGCCTGCACGAACATAAGGACTACATCGGACACGTGCACACAGCCGGGAATCCGGGGCGTGGCGAACTGGATATGAAACAGGAAATCAATTACCCGCCAATTATGCAGGCACTGCTCGATATTGGCTATCAGGGATTTGTCGGACAGGAATTCATTCCAACGCGCGATCCCTACGAGGGCCTGAAAGAAGCCGTCATTCTGTGTGACGTCTAA
- a CDS encoding ABC transporter permease → MFQGTFALFHRALAVDFRLMRTHLFRFLFAILILFCLFSAQMSSSMMGAAGLALFGQIVYLNFVFILIAGISFFATAITEEKEEETIGLLLMAGVNPVSLLLGKMLPRLIAALLLLSIQFPFTLLAITLGGVMFSQVLAAYIALAAFLFLVANLGLLCSVISARSRTASTLVFIGLVTYFLGVPLFELLRTAAINENWISRNFFPVKVAGIMLEWIYDSSVIKQVTNILSTGFNETAWGYQFWSNLLLGLFLFGLANWLFTRFALLEQSSTPERRLVAKKKRSMFSPGRAWPQALMWKDFFFVHGGYGMSLIKFIAYGMALFSLCTFFGYTTRSYSIQEIGMTMFWTMLIVILIEISLISARIFHVEIQWKTLVSTAMLPESMAKIAYSKVLGSLLSILPAFFYLSLGVLFSLREMRYDSGLVFAEPGFWMMCTEILFFWHLTAFLSTYIKWGALPLSFFIMWMGNTFFFVSVSLLSLGTGAPDMDGLSVTVTFMMMIGIVAFHYLIKERLVHLASQ, encoded by the coding sequence ATGTTTCAGGGAACCTTTGCACTGTTTCACCGTGCGTTGGCAGTCGACTTTCGTCTGATGCGCACACACCTGTTTCGCTTCCTGTTTGCGATCCTGATCCTGTTCTGCCTCTTCTCCGCCCAGATGAGCAGTTCCATGATGGGGGCGGCTGGTCTGGCTTTGTTCGGCCAGATCGTCTATCTGAATTTTGTGTTTATCCTGATTGCAGGCATCAGCTTCTTCGCAACAGCGATCACCGAAGAAAAAGAAGAAGAGACCATCGGGCTGCTATTGATGGCAGGGGTCAACCCGGTTTCGCTGTTGCTGGGAAAAATGCTGCCCCGCCTGATTGCCGCCCTGTTACTGCTCTCGATTCAGTTCCCGTTTACCTTACTCGCAATCACGCTCGGCGGCGTTATGTTCTCGCAGGTCCTTGCCGCCTATATCGCGCTGGCCGCCTTCCTGTTTCTGGTCGCTAACCTGGGGCTGCTTTGCTCTGTGATCAGCGCACGTTCGCGGACCGCTTCCACCCTGGTCTTTATCGGCCTGGTTACGTACTTTCTGGGTGTCCCTCTGTTTGAACTGTTGCGGACAGCGGCCATCAATGAAAACTGGATCTCGAGAAATTTCTTCCCCGTGAAAGTCGCGGGGATCATGCTCGAATGGATCTACGATTCCTCTGTGATCAAACAGGTTACGAACATCCTGTCGACCGGCTTCAACGAGACGGCCTGGGGATACCAGTTCTGGAGCAATTTGTTGTTGGGACTGTTCCTGTTTGGTCTGGCAAACTGGTTGTTCACCCGCTTTGCGTTGCTCGAACAGTCTTCTACTCCCGAACGCAGACTCGTCGCAAAAAAGAAACGCAGTATGTTTTCCCCGGGGCGCGCCTGGCCTCAGGCACTGATGTGGAAAGACTTCTTTTTTGTCCACGGCGGCTATGGCATGAGCCTGATCAAATTCATTGCCTACGGAATGGCTTTGTTCTCTCTCTGTACTTTTTTTGGTTACACCACGCGTAGCTATTCCATCCAGGAAATCGGGATGACGATGTTCTGGACCATGTTGATTGTCATTCTGATTGAAATCAGTCTGATCTCGGCGCGGATCTTCCATGTGGAAATCCAGTGGAAGACGCTGGTCTCCACGGCGATGCTCCCTGAGTCGATGGCGAAGATTGCTTACTCTAAAGTACTAGGATCACTACTGAGTATCCTGCCGGCCTTCTTCTATCTGTCATTGGGGGTGTTATTCAGTCTCAGGGAAATGCGTTACGATTCCGGCCTGGTCTTTGCCGAACCCGGGTTCTGGATGATGTGTACCGAGATCCTGTTTTTCTGGCATCTGACGGCTTTTCTGTCCACCTATATTAAATGGGGCGCATTGCCCCTTTCGTTCTTCATCATGTGGATGGGTAACACTTTTTTCTTCGTTTCAGTCAGTTTACTTTCCCTGGGAACAGGGGCGCCTGATATGGATGGACTTTCCGTCACGGTAACGTTTATGATGATGATTGGCATTGTTGCTTTTCATTATCTGATCAAAGAACGTTTGGTCCATCTGGCTTCACAATAA
- a CDS encoding ABC transporter ATP-binding protein, producing MINDQQNHPPVINIENVSHSFKGHRALQGISFQVHPQSLHGFVGPNGAGKTTTLKIICTLLQPQAGKVAVFGHDVRTAVKEIRKRIGFMPDHFSTYRQMTVFEYLDFFGAAYGLKQEQRDQVINDVLTLTDMDGRRDSLISGLSRGMQQRVSLARVLVNDPDLLLLDEPASGLDPRARIELMEILQELKRMGKTIFISSHILSELAELCDSVTIIDRGLIKYSGSMDGLLNYEQEHPVYKITLESEPDAIISALANEPGIVNVEKTPKPREIRVTFDMTILNSSALLSKIIALNGVIDSFQRDKKHLNQAFLDLTEQGVR from the coding sequence ATGATAAATGACCAACAGAATCATCCGCCTGTCATCAATATTGAGAATGTCTCGCATTCCTTCAAAGGGCATCGTGCGCTTCAGGGAATCAGTTTCCAGGTTCACCCACAATCCCTGCATGGATTCGTAGGACCAAATGGTGCCGGCAAGACGACGACACTCAAAATCATCTGCACGCTGCTGCAACCTCAGGCAGGCAAAGTCGCCGTATTTGGGCACGACGTGCGTACTGCCGTCAAGGAAATTCGAAAGCGAATCGGCTTCATGCCGGACCATTTCAGTACCTACCGACAGATGACTGTCTTCGAATATCTGGACTTCTTTGGGGCTGCTTATGGATTAAAGCAGGAACAGCGTGATCAGGTCATCAATGATGTGCTGACATTAACGGACATGGATGGCCGCCGAGATTCGCTGATCAGTGGACTGTCGCGGGGTATGCAGCAGCGGGTGAGTCTGGCACGGGTGCTGGTGAATGATCCCGACCTGCTATTGTTAGACGAACCGGCTTCCGGCCTGGATCCCCGTGCCCGGATTGAGTTAATGGAAATTCTCCAGGAACTGAAGCGGATGGGCAAAACGATTTTCATCAGTTCACATATTCTCAGTGAGCTCGCTGAGTTGTGCGACAGCGTAACCATTATCGACCGAGGGTTGATTAAATACAGCGGATCCATGGATGGTCTGCTGAATTATGAACAGGAACATCCCGTCTATAAGATCACCCTTGAATCGGAACCGGATGCAATCATCTCAGCTCTGGCGAATGAACCCGGTATCGTCAATGTCGAAAAGACACCCAAGCCACGGGAAATACGGGTGACCTTTGATATGACGATCCTCAATTCCAGTGCGCTGCTTTCTAAAATCATTGCACTCAATGGAGTCATTGATTCCTTCCAGCGAGACAAGAAGCACTTGAACCAGGCATTTCTCGATCTCACAGAGCAGGGGGTACGCTGA
- a CDS encoding ABC transporter permease, which produces MKFRGIQLGLPLLSKELTELANRRRTYIIRTIYALLFLGFVGFIYIDLMSGLQNNPMAILGRGRDIFEAMVYLQFTAIYLFLPAISCSVITHEKERNSLGLLLITRLSPGTIILEKYLGRLITMLTFLTLGLPILAFAYALGGVSPAMFISGIWFLLMTMLQVAALGVLCSSFFRSTVGAFIATYVFGFFMLFGPIIVYELNLFYYRELFHGFSQVLQNIPALSNLLGNWGRSSELNLFLFGPYLFHLCSRTTGISAILGPLIMSIPMLTVTLMFLIMAHYFLVRRAFLLPRNLLLNMFKKLDSQFSKINDNRVTRGIVLVQDDVKLPENDPIAWRETSKKSLGTFRYLFRILVALEVPILFLCILIATGSPEPVVPGAALLLWGVWILTTLLLAVSATSLIAGERSHETLDVLLTAPLSGREILRQKIAGVRRLCLVLLIPLLTIVLFETWWKMEYHLAGYSYSSYRHSNYSTRWFAYFTGSMLTISIYLPMLIYLFCWIGMKIKSQTKAILTSLGGVILWCLSPFILAFPLIVLNPSMNEDSVIYGVLLGPASFIVVNEFAEFREFGSIWAPLILNSCIYGCFCFWFRHLCLGHIDERLGRLGDTPEQDYVPPSPPSNSKPVLSSPLEG; this is translated from the coding sequence ATGAAATTCAGAGGAATCCAACTCGGGCTTCCGCTGCTCTCCAAAGAGCTGACAGAACTGGCCAACCGCCGTAGAACCTACATCATCCGCACCATTTATGCGCTGCTGTTCCTCGGTTTTGTCGGTTTTATTTATATCGATCTGATGTCGGGACTTCAAAATAACCCGATGGCCATTCTGGGGCGGGGACGTGATATCTTTGAGGCGATGGTCTATCTGCAGTTTACCGCCATCTACCTGTTCCTGCCGGCAATCTCCTGTAGCGTGATCACCCACGAAAAAGAGCGCAACAGCCTGGGGCTGTTACTGATTACCAGGCTGAGCCCCGGTACGATCATTCTTGAGAAATACCTGGGCCGATTAATTACGATGCTCACTTTCCTGACACTGGGGCTACCGATCCTGGCTTTTGCCTACGCCCTGGGAGGAGTGTCGCCGGCAATGTTTATCAGCGGGATCTGGTTTCTACTCATGACAATGCTGCAGGTCGCCGCTTTAGGCGTTCTCTGCTCCAGTTTCTTTCGCAGCACAGTCGGTGCCTTTATCGCGACGTATGTGTTCGGCTTTTTCATGCTGTTTGGACCGATTATCGTCTACGAACTGAACCTGTTTTATTACCGGGAACTGTTTCACGGTTTTTCACAGGTGCTGCAAAATATACCGGCTTTGAGTAATCTGCTGGGAAACTGGGGACGCTCGTCTGAATTGAACCTGTTCCTGTTCGGACCTTACCTTTTCCATCTGTGTTCCCGTACGACTGGTATCTCCGCGATCCTGGGCCCACTCATTATGAGTATTCCCATGCTGACTGTCACGCTGATGTTTCTGATCATGGCCCACTATTTTCTCGTGCGACGTGCGTTCCTGCTCCCACGAAATCTGCTGTTAAACATGTTCAAGAAGCTGGACTCGCAGTTCAGTAAAATTAATGACAATCGCGTGACACGGGGTATCGTGCTCGTGCAGGATGATGTGAAGCTGCCCGAGAATGATCCCATCGCCTGGCGGGAAACCTCCAAGAAATCACTGGGCACGTTTCGTTACCTGTTTCGTATCCTGGTTGCGCTGGAAGTCCCCATTCTGTTTTTGTGTATCTTGATTGCCACCGGGAGTCCGGAACCGGTGGTTCCCGGGGCAGCATTGTTGCTGTGGGGTGTCTGGATCCTGACGACTCTGCTGCTCGCGGTTTCAGCCACCAGCCTGATTGCAGGGGAGCGTTCTCACGAAACACTGGATGTGTTACTCACGGCGCCTCTTTCGGGGAGAGAAATTCTGAGACAGAAAATTGCCGGCGTCAGAAGGCTTTGTCTGGTGCTGTTGATTCCCCTGCTGACCATCGTGTTATTTGAAACCTGGTGGAAAATGGAGTATCACCTGGCCGGATATTCCTATTCGTCTTACCGTCACTCGAATTACTCGACACGCTGGTTCGCTTACTTTACTGGTTCGATGCTGACGATTTCGATCTACCTGCCGATGTTGATTTATCTTTTCTGCTGGATCGGGATGAAAATCAAATCCCAGACGAAAGCCATCCTGACGTCTCTGGGGGGCGTCATTCTCTGGTGTCTGTCCCCGTTCATCCTGGCGTTTCCCCTGATTGTATTAAATCCCTCAATGAATGAAGACTCCGTGATTTACGGCGTTCTACTGGGACCGGCTTCTTTCATTGTGGTGAATGAATTCGCAGAATTTCGTGAATTCGGGTCGATCTGGGCTCCTCTCATCCTGAATTCGTGCATCTATGGCTGCTTTTGTTTCTGGTTTCGCCACTTGTGTCTCGGGCACATTGATGAGAGACTGGGGCGGTTGGGGGACACGCCTGAACAGGATTATGTTCCTCCCTCACCCCCGAGTAATTCGAAACCAGTATTGAGTTCTCCCCTGGAAGGATAG
- a CDS encoding ABC transporter ATP-binding protein produces the protein MSMQPPMVEVKNLWVRYGKYEAVKGISFTIPKGEVFGFIGPNGAGKSSTIKVLATLQREYECDAVKINGVSVHKAPHLIREMIGYMPDFFGVYEDLTAREYLHFFAAAYRINRSRRKAIVDDVLELTDLTAKIDSPVDSLSRGMKQRLALARVLLHDPDLLLLDEPASGLDPRARIEVRELLVALKEMGKTIIISSHILHELSQLCTSIGIIEAGQFVTQGSLDQIYKRLELSRIVHVQIVGEMNGICQQIEQYEGVKSVSVQADRLAIQLQEDQMAVDELHARLAATGARIRMFQAEAMDMETVFMKLTEGKTA, from the coding sequence ATGAGCATGCAACCTCCAATGGTGGAAGTGAAAAATCTGTGGGTCCGCTACGGTAAATACGAAGCCGTCAAAGGGATCTCATTTACGATTCCCAAAGGCGAAGTCTTCGGTTTCATCGGCCCCAACGGCGCCGGGAAATCATCTACGATCAAAGTTCTGGCAACGCTGCAACGGGAGTATGAATGCGACGCAGTCAAAATCAACGGAGTTTCTGTGCATAAAGCACCGCATTTGATCCGCGAGATGATCGGCTACATGCCCGATTTCTTCGGCGTTTATGAAGATCTGACCGCCCGTGAATATCTGCACTTTTTCGCCGCCGCCTACCGCATTAATCGCAGCCGCCGCAAAGCAATTGTTGACGACGTTCTGGAATTGACCGATCTGACGGCGAAGATTGACTCGCCCGTTGACTCTCTGTCGCGCGGAATGAAACAACGGCTGGCCCTGGCACGCGTCCTGCTGCACGACCCGGATCTGTTGCTGCTGGATGAACCTGCCAGCGGTCTGGATCCCCGGGCACGAATTGAAGTACGCGAACTTCTGGTCGCCCTCAAAGAGATGGGAAAGACGATCATCATCTCCAGCCATATTCTGCACGAACTATCGCAGCTTTGTACCAGTATCGGCATTATTGAGGCAGGTCAGTTTGTCACCCAGGGATCTCTGGATCAGATTTATAAACGTCTCGAACTCAGCCGGATTGTTCACGTGCAGATCGTCGGTGAGATGAACGGAATCTGTCAGCAGATCGAACAATACGAAGGGGTTAAGTCAGTTTCCGTACAGGCGGACCGCCTGGCAATTCAACTGCAGGAAGACCAGATGGCCGTCGACGAGCTGCATGCCCGACTGGCTGCGACGGGGGCCCGGATCCGCATGTTCCAGGCGGAAGCCATGGATATGGAAACGGTATTCATGAAGTTGACGGAGGGCAAGACGGCATGA